From the genome of Miscanthus floridulus cultivar M001 chromosome 10, ASM1932011v1, whole genome shotgun sequence, one region includes:
- the LOC136487871 gene encoding uncharacterized protein: MAITDAVHTVKTCEACQKFVAVEYFTKWIEAKALSNITAKTNRKFFWQQIICRFNVPKEVIVDNGKQFDCQEFREYCMTMGMKANSWKIVSGAGQARHINGIQGLLIKEYYPGLVNVNGEMKVPTKWSHFYLVEEGGETIAAKIKREFWDFFTCEEGKAAQAARVQEAVCKDRLKDLYHEARIQAIRDFHANVLGENIKKPQIRQRMNSREADLTQAQYEQVCPSWCDNHRECWTEIVRMWRTDEAYARRADRQGRRAQMRGVSHHQGNQPLPQFATRWTQTHGGQEINEYTAYLLSHKGKATDPNNVYNPEDGPDAYTNPTAYEKATEYTVAARQRYGETFDPTAEPLDTDLLQRLGPGKQHGRYYMAHSALDPSQVPTLTQVRSTPTSSSDIPVAPRRQSASQAQMEAKMEERIATLHAQMMAQQMAYQQSLQQHYNTQMQNMASFFQSMQTPGASTPPPLPMFAPPPPPSEFFPVPALVAPGGTPVQSTGSNPSPGGPGHQMMSYPPPAPYPPYPPPRGPPPTYSWPPVRGGWQYAQAPQFGPRGFPWANPGGSGGGADDETGDGATS, translated from the exons ATGGCGATCACAGATGCAGTGCACACTGTAAAGACCTGCGAagcatgccagaaat TTGTAGCAGTTGAGtacttcaccaagtggattgaagctAAGGCTTTATCCAACATCACTGCAAAGACAAatagaaaattcttctggcaacaAATCATATGCAGATTCAATGTACCCAAAGAGGTCATCGTGGACAATGGCAAACAATTTGATTGCCAGGAATTCAGAGAATATTGTATGACCATGGGCATGAAGGCAAA TTCCTGGAAGATTGTGAGTGGAGCAGGTCAAGCACGCCATATCAATGGCATCCAGGGCCTCCTGATTAAGGAGTACTACCCTGGCCTTGTCAACGTCAACGGCGAGATGAAGGTGCCCACCAAGTGGTCCCACTTCTACCTCGTCGAGGAGGGTGGCGAGACCATCGCGGCAAAGATAAAGAGGGAGTTTTGG gacttcttcacgtgcGAGGAGGGTAAAGCAGCCCAGGCGGCGCGAGTGCAGGAGGCGGTCTGCAAAGATCGTCTCAAGGACCTGTACCATGAGGCGCGCATACAGGCCATCCGCGACTTCCACGCCAACGTGCTTGGAGAGAACATCAAGAAGCCCCAAATCCGCCAGAGAATGAACTCGAGGGAGGCCGACCTCACCCAAGCGCAATACGAGCAG GTGTGTCCGTCGTGGTGCGACAACCACAGGGAATGCTGGACGGAGATTGTGCGCATGTGGCGCACGGATGAGGCGTACGCGAGGCGCGCCGACCGTCAGGGCCGCCGCGCGCAGATGCGAGGGGTGTCACACCACCAAGGGAATCAGCCCCTCCCCCAGTTCGCGACAAGATGG acgcagacgcacggtgggcaggaaatcaacgagtacaccgcgtacctcctctctcacaagggcaaggcgacggatccgaacaacgtctacaacccggaggacgggcccgatgcgtacaccaaccccaccgcctacgagaaggccaccgagtacaccgtcgcggctcgccagcgctacggggagacgttcgaccccaccgccgagcccctggacacagacctcctgcagaggttgggaccagggaagcagcatggccgctactacatggcccacagcgccctcgacccgtcccaggttcctacgctgacccaggttcgatccacgcccacgagctccagcgacatccccgtagcgccccggcggcagtcagcgtcacag gcccagatggaggccaagatggaggagaggatcgccacgttgcacgcgcagatgatggcgcaacagatggcttaccagcaaagcctgcagcagcactacaacactcagatgcagaacatggccagcttcttccagtccatgcagacgcccggggcgtctacaccgcctcctcttccaatgttcgctccaccgcctcctccttcagagttttttcctgtgcctgctcttgtcgctcctggagggaccccg gtacagtcgacgggttcgaacccgtctcctggaggtcccggccatcagatgatgtcgtatccaccacctgcaccctatccaccgtatccacctccgcgtggccctcctccgacgtactcgtggccgccggtgcgcggagggtggcagtacgcgcaggcgcctcaatttggtccaagggggtttccgtgggcaaaccctgggggctctgggggtggagcggacgacgagaccggggacggcgcgacgagctag